Proteins from a single region of Ensifer adhaerens:
- a CDS encoding cation:proton antiporter gives MSLPDQIEALATGFALIALSVALLITVWRIIRGPTLPDRVLGLDMLVAIAIGLIAVVAIRTGFNLYIDIAIALGLVGFLATVAFARFILARGLSPETASVERSPPEAKHASAPRSNAVRRKHKGARR, from the coding sequence ATGAGCCTGCCAGACCAGATCGAAGCGCTCGCTACGGGCTTCGCACTTATCGCGCTGTCAGTCGCCCTGCTGATTACTGTCTGGCGCATCATCCGCGGCCCGACATTGCCGGACCGCGTACTCGGCCTCGACATGCTGGTGGCGATCGCCATCGGCCTGATTGCCGTCGTCGCGATCCGCACCGGTTTCAATCTCTACATCGATATTGCCATCGCCCTTGGCCTGGTCGGCTTTCTCGCGACCGTTGCCTTTGCTCGCTTCATTCTGGCCCGCGGGCTTTCGCCGGAGACAGCCAGCGTTGAGCGGAGCCCGCCTGAAGCAAAGCACGCGTCTGCACCAAGATCCAATGCGGTACGTCGCAAGCACAAGGGAGCGCGCCGTTGA
- a CDS encoding putative monovalent cation/H+ antiporter subunit A: MDVAALTFLALALPFVGALVAPLLTRLLGHNAAWVLALFPAAIVLHFTRFWPEVAKGEVVTGGYAWVPSFNVSFSWLIDGLSLTFVLLIAGIGMLIVLYSGGYLKGHPQQGRFFSFILMFMGSMLGLVVSDSFLMLFVFWELTSITSFLLIGFDHSREAARRAALQALVVTGGGGLFLLAGLLIIWNVSGVTQLSLLMAFGAEMRESPFYLAALILVLGGAFTKSAQFPFHFWLPNAMEAPTPVSAYLHSATMVKAGVYLLMRLNPVFGGTPEWQILLPLFGGTTLVIGAALACRQNDLKLMLAYTTMASLGLLVMLTGLGFPHAIEAAALYLVAHSLFKGALFMVAGIIDHETGTRDVTRLAGLRSAMPLTFVIALAAAFSMGGLFPFFGFIAKEEIYYALSGFDRRSMVFAAIAILGNALMFAVAFAVALKPFIGAKVQTPKAAHEAPLLLWLGPALLAAKGLSAALLSGLTHELVSTPMASAIAGEPRTVTISVVPHVGVPLAMSIATVLIGIVFYLKLDRLRAFIAAILADIGWGPDRGFDQFIRGLVRFSVWLTRRLQSGRLDVYMTATFVLVAFVLLVVPLTYGELPRAPFFAPDVPLHELAIMAIAVIGLVAVVLAPDRLTAIVSLGIQGFAVAVIFLLYGAPDLAFTQFMIETLSVVVLALVMTRLRLSPSDHRPLAQKVPDFAIALACGLGFGLMLLKATGVPFDATLTEFFNLYSKSIAHGANVVNVIIVDFRGTDTLGEIAVVMVTGLAILSLVRLRAGSLRRIADNDPDAEERA, translated from the coding sequence ATGGATGTTGCGGCCCTGACATTTCTGGCTCTCGCACTGCCTTTCGTGGGGGCTTTGGTCGCGCCGCTGCTCACGCGTCTTCTCGGGCACAATGCAGCCTGGGTTCTGGCACTCTTTCCGGCAGCCATTGTCCTGCATTTCACCCGCTTCTGGCCCGAAGTGGCCAAAGGCGAAGTGGTCACCGGCGGCTATGCCTGGGTACCTTCGTTCAATGTCAGCTTTTCCTGGTTGATCGATGGTCTGTCGCTGACCTTCGTGCTCCTGATCGCCGGCATCGGCATGCTGATCGTGCTCTATTCCGGCGGTTACCTGAAAGGCCATCCGCAGCAGGGACGGTTCTTCTCGTTCATCCTGATGTTCATGGGATCGATGCTCGGGCTTGTCGTGTCTGACAGCTTCCTGATGCTGTTCGTCTTCTGGGAACTGACTTCGATCACGTCATTCCTGCTGATCGGCTTCGACCATTCGCGCGAAGCCGCAAGGCGCGCGGCGCTTCAGGCATTGGTCGTGACCGGAGGGGGCGGCCTGTTCCTGCTCGCCGGACTTCTGATCATCTGGAATGTCAGCGGCGTCACCCAGCTTTCACTGCTCATGGCCTTTGGCGCCGAGATGCGCGAGAGCCCGTTCTACCTTGCCGCGCTCATCCTTGTTCTGGGTGGCGCTTTCACCAAGTCGGCGCAGTTTCCGTTCCATTTCTGGCTGCCGAACGCGATGGAAGCGCCAACGCCCGTCTCGGCCTACCTGCATTCGGCGACCATGGTGAAGGCCGGCGTCTATCTGTTGATGCGGCTCAATCCCGTTTTCGGCGGCACGCCCGAATGGCAGATCCTGCTGCCCCTCTTCGGCGGCACCACCCTCGTCATCGGCGCGGCCCTTGCCTGCCGCCAGAACGACCTGAAGCTGATGCTCGCCTATACGACCATGGCATCGCTCGGCCTGCTCGTCATGCTGACCGGCCTCGGCTTTCCGCATGCGATTGAGGCGGCGGCGCTCTATCTCGTCGCACATTCCCTGTTCAAGGGCGCCCTTTTCATGGTCGCTGGCATCATCGACCATGAGACCGGCACGCGCGACGTGACCAGGCTCGCAGGCTTGCGTTCTGCCATGCCGCTCACCTTCGTCATTGCGCTTGCAGCGGCATTCTCGATGGGCGGCCTGTTTCCCTTTTTCGGCTTCATCGCCAAGGAGGAGATCTACTATGCACTATCCGGCTTCGATCGCCGCTCCATGGTCTTTGCGGCAATCGCAATCCTCGGCAATGCGCTTATGTTTGCGGTCGCCTTTGCCGTTGCCCTGAAGCCGTTCATCGGGGCGAAGGTCCAGACGCCGAAGGCAGCGCACGAGGCGCCGCTGCTGCTCTGGCTCGGGCCGGCGCTGCTCGCCGCCAAGGGGCTTTCCGCCGCCCTTCTCTCGGGGCTGACGCACGAGCTCGTGTCGACGCCGATGGCATCGGCGATCGCAGGGGAACCGCGGACGGTCACGATATCCGTCGTTCCGCATGTCGGGGTGCCCTTGGCCATGTCGATCGCGACCGTGTTGATCGGGATCGTTTTCTACCTCAAGCTGGATCGCCTGCGTGCCTTCATCGCCGCGATCCTTGCCGATATCGGCTGGGGGCCGGACCGCGGTTTCGACCAGTTCATCCGTGGGCTCGTTCGGTTTTCCGTCTGGCTGACGCGCCGGCTGCAATCCGGCCGCCTCGACGTCTACATGACGGCCACCTTCGTCCTGGTTGCCTTCGTGCTGCTGGTCGTTCCGCTCACCTATGGCGAACTACCGCGCGCGCCGTTCTTTGCACCCGACGTACCACTGCATGAGCTTGCGATCATGGCCATTGCGGTCATCGGTCTCGTTGCCGTCGTGCTCGCGCCCGATCGGCTGACGGCGATCGTCTCGCTCGGCATCCAGGGTTTTGCCGTTGCCGTCATCTTCCTGCTCTATGGCGCGCCGGACCTTGCCTTCACCCAGTTCATGATCGAGACGCTGTCGGTCGTGGTGCTGGCGCTGGTGATGACGCGGCTCAGGCTCTCGCCGTCCGACCATCGGCCGCTTGCCCAGAAAGTCCCGGATTTTGCCATTGCACTCGCCTGCGGCCTCGGCTTCGGCTTGATGTTGCTGAAAGCGACGGGCGTTCCTTTTGACGCCACGCTCACGGAATTCTTCAATCTCTATTCGAAATCGATCGCGCACGGCGCCAATGTCGTGAATGTCATCATCGTCGATTTCCGCGGTACGGACACACTGGGTGAGATTGCCGTGGTGATGGTCACCGGTCTTGCCATCCTGTCGCTGGTCCGGTTGAGGGCCGGTTCTCTCCGCCGTATCGCCGACAACGATCCGGATGCGGAGGAACGCGCATGA
- a CDS encoding Na(+)/H(+) antiporter subunit B, with the protein MKSVIFRAVAPFLTSLMVLFSIFVLLRGHNEPGGGFIGGLIAVSALAIYGIACGVETVRRAIYFHPMAIAGAGLFAATVAGLISIAARVPFMTGLWIYPSVLGLEVPLSTVMLFDCGVYLVVVGAISSIALSLEERGGE; encoded by the coding sequence ATGAAGTCGGTGATCTTCCGGGCCGTCGCCCCGTTTCTCACCAGCCTGATGGTGCTGTTTTCGATCTTCGTGCTGCTTCGCGGCCACAACGAGCCCGGCGGCGGCTTCATCGGTGGGTTGATCGCGGTGTCGGCGTTGGCGATCTACGGCATCGCCTGCGGTGTCGAGACCGTGCGCCGGGCGATCTACTTCCACCCGATGGCAATTGCCGGCGCTGGACTTTTCGCAGCGACGGTCGCCGGCCTGATTTCGATTGCCGCCCGGGTCCCCTTCATGACCGGTCTCTGGATCTATCCCTCGGTTCTTGGCCTGGAGGTTCCGCTCTCGACGGTGATGCTGTTTGACTGCGGCGTCTATCTCGTCGTCGTCGGGGCGATCAGCTCGATTGCGCTTTCGCTCGAAGAGCGGGGAGGCGAGTGA
- a CDS encoding LysR family transcriptional regulator — protein MEGPPLHLVQAFVAVVRHHSFAKAALDLNMTPSSVSRLIKTLERQIGVLLINRTTRAMSLTDAGQRYFSDCAAALQQLHHAHQRARNEQDLPTGTLKLSVSVSFGRAHVVPHLSAFMAAYPQLQLDLLMTDRYVDLVAEGVAVAIRIGNLQDSTLIARKLLRNRRILVASPAYLAIHGDPTEVDELKRHECVVSTANHDGEVWRLFGPTGERSFRPHGRMRADNGDAVHQLAIDGQGIAFHSEVTMAPSIRAGKLVQILPRWTGRETGVYCICPSRPMGPSAKALIDFLTGRWKDAAVSGMVDQLAEDGV, from the coding sequence ATGGAAGGGCCGCCGTTGCATCTGGTGCAGGCCTTTGTCGCCGTGGTCAGGCACCACAGCTTCGCAAAGGCGGCACTCGATCTCAACATGACGCCGTCCTCCGTCAGTCGGCTCATCAAAACGCTGGAACGGCAGATCGGTGTTTTGTTGATCAATCGTACGACGAGAGCAATGTCCCTGACGGATGCGGGGCAGCGCTATTTCAGCGACTGCGCAGCGGCCTTGCAGCAACTTCACCATGCGCATCAAAGGGCTCGCAATGAGCAGGATCTGCCAACCGGCACACTCAAGCTCAGCGTATCCGTCTCCTTCGGGCGCGCTCACGTCGTACCGCACCTGTCGGCGTTCATGGCTGCTTACCCGCAACTGCAACTCGACCTCCTGATGACCGACCGATATGTCGATCTCGTCGCCGAGGGAGTGGCCGTCGCAATTCGTATCGGCAATCTCCAGGACTCGACGTTGATCGCGCGCAAGCTCCTTCGCAACCGTCGAATTCTCGTGGCCTCGCCAGCCTATCTCGCCATTCACGGTGACCCGACGGAGGTCGACGAGCTCAAACGGCATGAATGCGTCGTGTCGACAGCGAACCACGACGGTGAGGTTTGGCGGTTGTTCGGCCCGACCGGCGAACGGTCCTTTCGGCCGCACGGGAGGATGCGCGCGGACAACGGAGATGCCGTCCATCAGTTGGCCATTGATGGTCAAGGGATCGCCTTCCATTCTGAAGTGACGATGGCGCCATCGATACGCGCCGGCAAACTCGTTCAAATACTGCCCCGTTGGACCGGAAGAGAAACGGGCGTCTATTGTATCTGCCCATCCCGCCCCATGGGGCCGTCGGCCAAGGCATTGATTGATTTTCTCACGGGCCGTTGGAAGGACGCCGCGGTATCGGGCATGGTCGACCAACTGGCGGAAGACGGTGTCTAG
- a CDS encoding SufE family protein, translated as MTTLDQIIDDFAFLDEWEDRYRYVIELGKALPEMPEAKRTQENKVQGCASQVWLVTQTGGNPEDPVLTFEGESDAHIVRGLVAIVLAIYSGKLASQIAKIDAIDTFGKIGLIEHLSTQRANGLRSMIRRIKNEAELRLAA; from the coding sequence ATGACGACGCTTGACCAGATCATCGACGATTTCGCCTTCCTCGACGAGTGGGAGGATCGCTATCGTTACGTGATCGAACTCGGCAAGGCGTTGCCGGAGATGCCGGAAGCCAAGCGGACGCAGGAAAACAAGGTTCAGGGCTGCGCCAGCCAGGTCTGGCTCGTCACCCAGACGGGCGGCAATCCGGAGGACCCCGTCCTGACCTTCGAAGGTGAGTCGGATGCGCATATCGTGCGCGGCCTGGTCGCGATCGTGCTTGCGATCTACTCCGGCAAACTTGCCTCGCAGATCGCCAAGATCGATGCCATCGATACCTTCGGCAAGATCGGCCTTATCGAGCACCTGTCGACGCAGCGCGCCAACGGCCTGCGTTCGATGATCCGCCGTATCAAGAACGAAGCGGAGCTGCGGCTGGCCGCCTGA
- a CDS encoding isocitrate lyase/PEP mutase family protein has product MNCNDNAAIFHALHRQSEPLRLPNAWDAGSALLIESHGARAIATTSAGVAWSHGYRDGDVLPLDRHLATVAAIVRVINVPLSVDIEAGYIDESKEMALTTARFIQAGAIGFNIQDGIGTPDLLCRKIEQARETAERLGIGIYINARTDLYTRAVAPAHDRVEEVLARARQYRDAGADGLFVLGVTDRTEIREIAKGTELLLNVIAWPGLPPAGELSALGVSRISVGSWIPQTLWAQTSTLVAGFLADGRSEPLYDRAAPYPEVNAYF; this is encoded by the coding sequence TTGAACTGCAACGATAACGCCGCAATATTCCACGCTCTTCATCGCCAATCGGAACCGCTGCGACTACCGAACGCGTGGGATGCAGGCAGCGCGCTCTTGATCGAGAGCCACGGTGCCCGTGCCATCGCGACGACCAGTGCCGGTGTCGCGTGGTCACATGGCTACCGCGACGGCGACGTCCTCCCCCTGGATCGGCATCTTGCAACCGTTGCGGCGATCGTCCGCGTCATCAATGTACCACTCAGCGTCGACATTGAAGCGGGCTACATCGACGAATCGAAGGAGATGGCTCTGACCACTGCCCGATTCATCCAGGCCGGCGCGATTGGATTCAACATCCAGGACGGGATCGGCACGCCGGACCTGCTCTGCCGCAAGATCGAGCAGGCCCGAGAGACGGCGGAGCGGCTCGGTATCGGGATCTACATCAACGCGCGCACCGACCTTTACACCCGAGCGGTCGCGCCCGCTCATGACCGTGTCGAGGAGGTACTTGCCCGCGCCAGACAGTACCGGGATGCGGGAGCCGACGGCCTGTTCGTACTCGGTGTGACCGACCGGACCGAGATTCGGGAGATTGCGAAGGGCACTGAGCTGCTGTTGAACGTCATTGCCTGGCCCGGATTGCCTCCCGCAGGCGAACTCTCCGCACTTGGTGTATCTCGGATCAGCGTCGGGTCATGGATCCCCCAGACGCTATGGGCGCAGACGTCGACATTGGTGGCGGGTTTCCTCGCCGACGGGCGGTCCGAGCCGCTCTATGACAGAGCGGCGCCCTATCCGGAGGTCAACGCATATTTTTGA
- the mucR gene encoding exopolysaccharide biosynthesis transcriptional regulator MucR, with product MTETVLGASHELLVELTAEIVAAYVSNHVVPVAELPTLIADVHSALNNTAAPAPVVIPIEKPKPAVSVRKSVQDDQITCLECGGTFKSLKRHLMTHHNLSPEEYREKWDLPTDYPMVAPAYAEARSRLAKEMGLGQRRKRRGK from the coding sequence ATGACTGAAACAGTGCTTGGCGCGAGCCACGAACTTCTGGTTGAACTGACGGCGGAAATTGTTGCCGCTTACGTCAGCAATCACGTGGTTCCCGTCGCCGAGCTTCCCACGCTGATCGCAGATGTGCACTCGGCGCTCAACAACACCGCGGCGCCGGCACCGGTCGTCATTCCCATTGAAAAGCCGAAGCCGGCCGTGTCGGTTCGCAAGTCCGTCCAGGACGATCAGATCACCTGCCTCGAATGCGGCGGCACCTTCAAGTCGCTGAAGCGCCACCTGATGACCCACCACAACCTGTCGCCGGAAGAATATCGCGAGAAGTGGGACCTGCCGACCGACTACCCGATGGTCGCGCCCGCCTATGCAGAAGCACGCTCGCGCCTCGCCAAGGAAATGGGCCTCGGCCAGCGCCGCAAGCGCCGCGGCAAGTAA
- a CDS encoding EAL domain-containing protein, producing the protein MERSRIVVIASILAALGAILPMLAAYYLSWSIAVRSEQTRLSRLADYAIMRADAALEEASRALKAADRFDMPPCMATHIAALRSLVVNTTSIEDIGYFENGLLRCTSWGYPPRRLTRSTPADFFASNGVEVIPRTYPTISTGAPMTAFRYRSYTALTNPARFVDVIAEPGTRLAVATKNGVLIGTLNNPDASLTARLAELPQTGSNADDLFATSRGANWIAVASAPSIAIFNDMDRERLLLLPGGALVAAGMVGLVVWLSRRRLSPLGELSIAVQRREFIVHYQPLIELKTGICVGAEALVRWRRPDGQMVRPDHFIPLAEENGLIEEITDQVIFATIAELKAVLLADRSLHIAVNLAADDIKSGRILPVIEAALEKTGIMPQQIWLEATERGFMDVKSARATIEEARRRGHSVAIDDFGTGYSSLQYLQELPLDALKIDKSFIDTIGTDSATSSITPHIIDIAKSLDLYIVAEGIERQEQADYLVERGVQYGQGWLFSKALPAAEFITFYNNSKRRRGAGPTVIRREIA; encoded by the coding sequence TTGGAACGATCTCGCATAGTCGTCATCGCCAGTATCCTGGCTGCACTCGGCGCGATCCTGCCGATGCTGGCGGCCTATTATCTTTCCTGGTCGATTGCGGTACGCAGCGAGCAGACACGGCTTTCCCGTCTTGCCGACTACGCGATCATGCGCGCCGATGCGGCGCTCGAGGAAGCCTCCCGGGCCCTGAAAGCCGCCGACCGGTTCGACATGCCGCCGTGCATGGCAACGCATATCGCGGCGCTGCGCTCCCTCGTCGTCAACACAACCTCCATCGAAGACATCGGCTATTTCGAGAACGGGCTGCTGAGATGCACGTCGTGGGGCTATCCGCCGCGCCGTCTCACCCGCTCCACGCCCGCCGATTTCTTCGCGAGCAACGGCGTCGAAGTCATCCCGCGGACGTATCCGACGATCAGTACCGGCGCGCCCATGACGGCGTTTCGCTATCGCTCCTACACCGCGCTGACCAATCCGGCTCGATTCGTCGACGTGATTGCGGAACCCGGTACGCGGCTTGCAGTGGCCACCAAAAATGGCGTCCTCATCGGCACTCTGAACAATCCTGATGCGTCGCTGACGGCCCGGCTCGCGGAGCTTCCCCAAACCGGCAGCAACGCCGACGACCTGTTCGCAACTTCGCGGGGCGCAAATTGGATCGCCGTTGCGAGTGCCCCCAGTATCGCCATTTTCAACGACATGGATCGGGAACGCCTGTTGCTTCTACCCGGTGGGGCGCTGGTCGCGGCAGGAATGGTCGGCCTCGTCGTCTGGCTGTCGCGGCGTCGCCTTTCGCCGCTCGGAGAGCTCTCGATCGCCGTTCAGCGGCGCGAATTCATCGTCCATTATCAGCCACTCATCGAACTGAAGACCGGTATCTGCGTCGGCGCCGAAGCGCTGGTGCGCTGGCGGCGACCTGACGGGCAAATGGTCCGCCCCGATCACTTCATACCATTGGCGGAGGAGAATGGCCTGATCGAAGAAATCACCGACCAAGTCATCTTTGCCACGATAGCCGAGCTGAAAGCGGTCCTCCTTGCGGATCGTTCGCTACACATTGCGGTCAACCTTGCCGCCGACGACATCAAATCGGGGCGCATCCTGCCGGTGATCGAGGCGGCGCTGGAAAAAACCGGCATAATGCCCCAGCAGATCTGGCTGGAAGCGACCGAACGGGGTTTCATGGACGTGAAATCGGCCCGCGCAACGATTGAGGAGGCCCGCCGGCGCGGTCACTCCGTGGCGATTGACGATTTCGGCACCGGCTACTCAAGCCTGCAATACCTGCAGGAGCTTCCGCTCGATGCACTGAAGATCGACAAATCCTTCATCGACACGATCGGAACGGACTCTGCAACCAGTTCGATCACGCCGCACATCATCGACATTGCCAAGTCGCTCGATCTCTACATCGTCGCCGAGGGCATCGAACGACAGGAGCAGGCCGATTACCTGGTCGAACGCGGCGTACAATATGGCCAGGGCTGGCTGTT
- a CDS encoding DUF5330 domain-containing protein: MWFLIKATFWFSLVLVLLPFLDPSSSQKLEHAPKVELGDTFAAANEAFQYISAICIQKPDICEKGAETFVALGHRAREGARIAYEFLDTQFAETDQPDAKVMTGTVTPVMTGTVKPAADLAAPATEVSTIDAEPVFKRTPVPEKRLDPKAAIIQ; the protein is encoded by the coding sequence ATGTGGTTTCTCATCAAGGCGACATTCTGGTTTTCGCTGGTGCTGGTGCTGCTGCCATTCCTCGATCCGTCGAGCTCGCAGAAGCTTGAACACGCTCCCAAGGTCGAGCTTGGTGACACCTTCGCCGCCGCCAATGAGGCTTTCCAATACATCAGCGCCATCTGCATCCAGAAGCCTGACATTTGCGAGAAGGGCGCGGAGACCTTCGTCGCCCTCGGCCACCGGGCTCGCGAAGGCGCTCGTATCGCCTATGAGTTCCTGGATACCCAGTTTGCCGAAACCGATCAGCCCGATGCCAAGGTGATGACCGGCACGGTCACACCGGTAATGACCGGCACGGTCAAGCCGGCGGCCGATCTGGCAGCCCCGGCCACCGAGGTCAGCACCATCGATGCAGAGCCTGTCTTCAAGCGCACGCCCGTTCCGGAAAAGCGCCTCGATCCCAAGGCCGCGATCATCCAGTAA
- the mnhG gene encoding monovalent cation/H(+) antiporter subunit G gives MVVAVLVAALLIVGAIFSLLAAVGILRFPDLYTRMHAASKAGTIGSGLLLLAAGVHSVDAAILIRALAGFFFFVLTAPISAHLLAKAAHQAGYKLTKLSVVDQLPQKEERRHR, from the coding sequence ATGGTCGTTGCCGTGTTGGTTGCCGCTCTTTTGATCGTCGGCGCGATCTTTTCGCTGCTTGCGGCAGTTGGCATCTTGCGTTTTCCCGATCTCTATACGCGTATGCATGCGGCGTCCAAGGCCGGCACCATAGGTTCTGGCCTGTTGCTGCTGGCGGCGGGCGTTCATTCTGTCGACGCGGCAATACTGATTCGGGCGCTTGCGGGTTTCTTCTTCTTCGTTCTGACTGCACCAATCTCGGCTCATCTCTTGGCAAAAGCCGCACATCAGGCCGGATACAAACTTACCAAGCTGTCAGTCGTAGATCAGCTTCCGCAAAAGGAAGAGCGACGTCATCGCTGA
- a CDS encoding Na+/H+ antiporter subunit E gives MTKFFTINLVFTAIWGAISASFSPANLILGFVVGALSLWLIRRELQPVTYPVRPLKLFLLTALFFKELAISATKVALMVIQPKMKLKPGIFAYPLTVKSDFEIALLANLITLTPGTLSVDVSDDRRTLYVHALDCADPGGLRRDIANGFERRIKEAFE, from the coding sequence GTGACCAAGTTCTTCACCATCAACCTGGTGTTCACGGCAATCTGGGGCGCGATCAGTGCCAGTTTTTCGCCGGCCAATCTGATCCTCGGCTTCGTCGTCGGAGCGCTGTCGCTATGGCTGATCCGACGCGAACTCCAGCCTGTCACCTATCCGGTGCGTCCGCTCAAGCTCTTCCTTCTTACGGCCTTGTTTTTCAAGGAGTTGGCTATTTCGGCCACCAAGGTCGCGCTCATGGTCATCCAGCCGAAGATGAAGCTGAAGCCCGGCATCTTTGCCTATCCCCTGACGGTCAAGAGCGATTTCGAGATCGCGTTGCTCGCCAATCTCATCACGCTGACGCCTGGGACCCTGTCGGTCGACGTATCCGACGACCGCCGCACGCTCTATGTCCATGCGCTCGATTGCGCCGATCCGGGCGGCCTCAGGCGCGATATCGCCAATGGCTTTGAACGGCGGATAAAGGAGGCTTTCGAATGA
- a CDS encoding Na+/H+ antiporter subunit D, whose amino-acid sequence MAASTSSPADLSAALVLEPVASADWLVILPVAWCLAIGALLVMLRRKIDWHPYIAVLGLTGLVIIDVLLLRHVLASGPVTMVMGRWLPPFGIAFTVDLTGALFALTASVVALAGGVYSLSDINDSGRRYGFYPFLMLLMAGVSGAFLTGDIFNLYVWFEVLLISSFGLIVLGSEREQIDGAVKYGFLNLVATTLFLITTGYLYASFGTLNMADIARKAEGLGGTAPLMTLTALFVLAFGMKAAAFPVNFWLPASYHTPRVVVSALFAGLLTKVGIYALIRVTVMLLPVQREELSFLIALAGALTMLVGAFGALAQSDFRRMLGYLVVSGIGSILAGVAVGGPGGIGGAIFYALHSMLVMTALYFASGVAAKLGGSFSLSSLAGLYRRHAGFAALTLMLAFAVSGLPPFSGFWPKVMLVKAALDIGAWWLAAALLLTGFLTTIVTGRFFLLAYWRDATAGDGATASATISPAALLPLTVLVFLVLAIGLYPESLLATIQSAAAGLSEPSAYLNSVFPGGAP is encoded by the coding sequence ATGGCCGCTTCAACTTCTTCCCCCGCAGATCTTTCCGCCGCCCTCGTTCTCGAGCCGGTCGCCTCTGCCGATTGGCTGGTGATCCTGCCGGTTGCCTGGTGCCTGGCGATCGGCGCGCTGCTGGTCATGCTGCGTCGAAAGATCGACTGGCACCCTTACATCGCGGTCCTCGGCCTTACCGGCCTCGTTATCATCGACGTTCTGCTGCTTCGCCACGTGCTTGCAAGCGGCCCGGTAACGATGGTCATGGGGCGCTGGCTGCCGCCCTTCGGCATTGCCTTCACCGTCGACCTGACCGGTGCGCTCTTTGCGCTGACGGCCTCGGTGGTGGCGCTGGCTGGCGGGGTCTATTCGCTCTCCGATATCAACGACAGTGGCAGGCGCTACGGCTTCTATCCGTTCCTGATGCTGCTGATGGCCGGCGTTTCAGGCGCATTTCTGACAGGCGACATCTTCAACCTCTACGTCTGGTTCGAGGTGCTGCTGATCTCGTCCTTCGGCCTGATTGTGCTCGGCTCCGAGCGCGAGCAGATCGACGGCGCGGTGAAATACGGCTTCCTCAATCTGGTCGCGACCACGCTGTTCCTGATCACAACAGGCTATCTCTATGCGAGCTTCGGCACGCTCAACATGGCCGATATCGCCCGCAAGGCAGAGGGCCTCGGCGGAACGGCGCCGCTGATGACGCTGACGGCGCTCTTCGTGCTGGCCTTCGGCATGAAGGCCGCGGCCTTCCCGGTCAATTTCTGGCTGCCGGCCTCCTATCATACGCCGCGTGTGGTGGTCTCGGCGCTTTTCGCCGGCCTGCTCACCAAGGTCGGGATCTACGCGCTGATCCGCGTCACTGTCATGCTGCTGCCTGTCCAGCGCGAGGAACTGAGCTTCCTCATTGCTCTTGCCGGCGCACTCACCATGCTCGTCGGTGCCTTCGGGGCGCTGGCGCAATCGGATTTCCGCCGCATGCTCGGCTATCTCGTGGTCTCCGGCATCGGCTCGATCCTCGCCGGTGTTGCCGTCGGCGGGCCGGGTGGCATTGGCGGTGCGATTTTCTACGCGCTGCATTCGATGCTCGTGATGACCGCGCTTTACTTCGCGTCGGGCGTTGCGGCCAAGCTCGGCGGCAGCTTTTCGCTTTCGTCGCTGGCGGGCCTTTATCGCCGCCACGCCGGATTTGCCGCGCTGACGCTCATGCTCGCCTTCGCCGTTTCCGGTCTGCCGCCATTCTCCGGCTTCTGGCCAAAGGTCATGCTGGTCAAGGCGGCGCTCGACATCGGCGCCTGGTGGCTGGCCGCAGCGCTGCTTCTCACCGGTTTCCTGACGACCATTGTCACCGGGCGTTTCTTCCTGCTGGCCTATTGGCGTGATGCGACGGCCGGGGACGGCGCGACGGCGTCCGCGACGATCTCGCCGGCGGCGCTGCTGCCGCTCACCGTCCTGGTCTTCCTGGTCCTGGCGATCGGTCTCTACCCGGAGTCGCTGCTTGCGACCATTCAAAGTGCTGCTGCCGGGCTTTCCGAGCCCTCGGCCTATTTGAACTCGGTGTTCCCGGGAGGTGCCCCGTGA
- a CDS encoding Na+/H+ antiporter subunit C → MEAWFALLVSIFFTVAVYLLLSKSIIRVLLGVAILGNAVNLLIFTGGRLTRGVPPVIPGHQDALTGPAANALPQALILTAIVISFSFFAFLLVLAWRAYEELQTDNTDEMRVAEPKDEPAPPLGY, encoded by the coding sequence ATGGAAGCCTGGTTCGCGCTGCTCGTCAGTATCTTCTTCACGGTTGCCGTCTACCTGCTGCTGTCGAAATCCATCATCCGGGTGCTGCTTGGTGTTGCCATTCTCGGCAATGCCGTCAACCTGCTGATCTTCACCGGCGGGCGGCTGACACGCGGCGTGCCGCCGGTCATCCCCGGCCATCAGGATGCGCTCACGGGACCGGCCGCAAACGCCTTGCCGCAGGCGCTGATCCTGACGGCAATCGTCATCTCCTTCTCCTTCTTCGCTTTCCTGCTGGTTCTGGCCTGGCGCGCCTACGAGGAGCTGCAAACCGACAATACCGACGAGATGCGCGTCGCCGAGCCGAAAGACGAGCCGGCTCCGCCGCTTGGATACTGA